Proteins encoded by one window of Aphis gossypii isolate Hap1 chromosome X, ASM2018417v2, whole genome shotgun sequence:
- the LOC114130659 gene encoding protein ZBED8-like, translating to MENEKFMEASYEIALLIAKDKKPHTIGESLVKPCLLTACKTILNEESCAKVAKISLSNDTIKHRIDEMAHDLKNQIIEKLNKSPFFSLQCDETTDISQNSQLLFYSTKAVDVFSVLSDFSISNSLPWEKVIGICTDGAQAMTGCKNGFIQLVKEKNPNIIGSHCIIHRQALACKTLPESLNSVLNLAITIVNCVKSSALNTRIFNVLCNELQSDHQTLIYHTEVRWLSKGHTNILKSYDTIQAFLEKISLWQRHLCATKPNFSSFPRLNELLDDTENHILNIENEFKELISAHLVSLKDQLSKYFPDISTENWQFKLVLDPFKIDVDILPDYLQEQTIDLKNDSQAKEDFKNKTVEDFWLCYLSINPEVANEAAKLLVQFSSTYLCESGFSALAYIKSKYRARLDVE from the exons ATGGAAAATGAAAAGTTTATGGAAGCTTCTTACGAGATTGCCTTGTTGATAGCTAAAGACAAGAAACCACACACTATTGGTGAGTCCCTTGTAAAACCTTGTTTACTTACTGCTTGTAAAACTATATTGAATGAAGAAAGTTGTGCTAAAGTTGCAAAAATTTCTCTGTCAAACGATACAATAAAACACAGAATCGATGAAATGGCTCACGATTTGAAGAatcaaataatagaaaaattaaataagtctcCGTTCTTTTCACTTCAGTGTGACGAAACAACGGACATTTCGCAGAATTCTCAATTactgttttatt CAACAAAGGCGGTTGATGTATTTTCTGTTCTTTCTGATTTTTCAATATCTAACAGTCTTCCTTGGGAGAAAGTAATTGGTATATGCACTGACGGAGCTCAAGCTATGACTGGctgtaaaaatggttttattcaACTAGTCAAGGAAAAAAACCCTAACATAATTGGTTCACACTGCATCATTCATAGACAGGCTTTAGCTTGCAAGACTTTACCTGAATCACTAAACTCAGTTTTGAATTTGGCAATAACAATTGTCAACTGTGTAAAATCTAGTGCTTTAAATActagaatttttaatgttttgtgtAATGAGTTGCAAAGTGACCATCAAACTCTTATTTATCACACAGAAGTTCGTTGGCTGTCTAAAG gaCATACAAATATTCTGAAGTCGTACGATACAATTCAAgcttttttagaaaaaatatcattgtggCAACGCCATCTTTGTGCGACCAAACCTAATTTCTCATCTTTTCCACGGCTTAATGAACTTCTTGATGATACCGAAAATCACATATTAAATATCGAGAATGAGTTTAAGGAATTGATTTCAGCACATCTGGTATCTTTAAAAGACCAACTATCAAAGTATTTTCCTGATATTTCTACAGAGAACTggcaatttaaattagtattagaTCCATTCAAAATTGATGTGGACATACTTCCAGATTATCTTCAAGAGCAAACCATCGACCTTAAGAATGATTCACAAGCAAAAgaagactttaaaaataagactGTTGAAGATTTTTGGCTGTGTTATCTCTCTATTAATCCGGAAGTTGCCAATGAAGCTGCGAAGTTATTGGTTCAGTTTTCTTCCACCTACCTCTGCGAGTCTGGCTTTTCGGCGCTTGCTTATATAAAATCGAAATATCGAGCACGATTGGACGTGGAGTGA
- the LOC126552354 gene encoding histone-lysine N-methyltransferase KMT5B-B-like: protein MASVTQNEELPFHPKSRNAIILCMADDEFTERFVDKKLGFRSHKTHTPTCQMKLSRVEHRIWTFHEELYASSVSKNCCFRYEPCTRYINEKEFGAKIVSNVLIKKNKIIPGLGGQSFFIHENDLKDGVNDFSVFTRSRSLKQYVYLDPAAYINHDCESNAVFSSIGEPSYVQIKSVKEILPGEEITVFYGHDYFGENNAKCECMTCENNRKGFFSKKVESMAVDNPPGSTVNDPPETVNVPASTETEVESMAVDNPPGSTVNDPPETVNVPASTETEEESETDNDSSTDTDVSSSDENEVHKKTDDESSINSTGSSDVDSPYKYHCSNCVLSFKYNCWYKRHMATHNPGTFTCQYCPKVFKRKDTMREHQQLHFGEPKHKCKHCDKEFGDCLSRSADSLAVITALANVVTASQLAGLSNILGTSPPGSKGPIESTSRSRSPLKASQLNRVWRASSIASA from the exons ATGGCCTCTGTT acACAGAATGAAGAACTGCCTTTTCACCCAAAGAGTCgcaatgcaattattttatgtatggcCGACGACGAGTTTACAGAAAGATTTGTGGATAAAAAATTAGGATTCCGGTCACACAAAACCCATACACCAACATGCCAGATGAAATTATCGCGTGTGGAACACAGAATCTGGACATTCCATGAAGAGTTGTATGCCAGTTCTGTTAgcaaaaattgttgttttag GTATGAACCATGTACGAGGTATATTAATGAGAAGGAATTTGGTGCAAAAATTGTATCGAATGtcctcataaaaaaaaataaaattattcctgGTTTAGGAGgacaatcattttttattcatgaaaATGATCTTAAAGATGGTGTTAACGATTTTTCAGTCTTTACCCGCAGCCGTTCCCTAAAACAGTATGTTTACCTAGACCCAGCTGCTTATATAAACCACGACTGCGAGTCGAACGCAGTATTTTCATCAATTGGCGAACCGTCTTACGTGCAAATAAAGTCAGTGAAAGAGATTCTCCCAGGAGAGGAGATTACTGTGTTCTACGGTCATGATTATTTTGGCGAAAATAATGCTAAGTGTGAGTGCATGACGTGTGAAAACAATAGGAAGGgctttttctcaaaaaaag TAGAGAGTATGGCAGTAGACAACCCACCCGGGTCCACAGTTAACGACCCGCCAGAGACCGTCAATGTTCCTGCATCTACTGAAACCGAAG TAGAGAGTATGGCAGTAGACAACCCACCCGGGTCCACAGTTAACGACCCGCCAGAGACCGTCAATGTTCCTGCATCTACTGAAACCGAAG AAGAGTCTGAGACAGATAATGACAGTTCTACAGATACAGACGTTTCTTCATCTGACGAAAATGAAGTACACAAAAAAACTGACGATGAAAGTTCCATAAACTCAACAGGAAGTAGTGACGTAGACTCTCCTTATAAATACCATTGTTCCAACTGTGTTTTATCcttcaaatataattgttgGTATAAAAGACATATGGCAACCCATAACCCTGGGACTTTTACATGTCAATATTGCcctaaagtttttaaaagaaaagacACTATGCGAGAGCATCAACAACTTCATTTCGGTGAGCCGAAACATAAGTGTAAGCATTGCGACAAAGAATTTGGCGACTGCCTGTCGCGTTCCGCCGACTCCTTGGCCGTCATCACAGCCCTCGCAAACGTAGTCACCGCTTCCCAGTTGGCCGGACTCTCCAACATCTTGGGGACAAGTCCGCCCGGATCAAAGGGACCAATCGAGTCGACGAGCCGCTCCCGTTCGCCCCTGAAAGCTTCGCAGTTGAACAGGGTATGGCGAGCGTCGTCGATTGCCTCTGCGTAG
- the LOC126552357 gene encoding uncharacterized protein LOC126552357, with product MPTCAVEGCVNRTGSKDIGFHRFPKTHLLNEWIKLTRLGSEISLEHARVCSIHFLPTDFVPGKKKTLKKNVVPTKYLPVLVVCLPKNNYRRKSNNNNKPSPKTIKFTVTEDTICEIKSNSVNKKNLPKPLPQRPKSAFSPSIKNFVVIDMHDSNDNNLLKSPNKTDCSLNLHQL from the exons ATGCCAACTTGTGCTGTGGAAGGATGTGTTAATAGGACTGGAAGTAAAGATATCGGTTTCCACCGATTTCCTAAAACACACCTATTAAATGAGTGGATAAAATTAACACGTTTAGGATCAGAAATTTCTTTAGAGCATG cAAGAGTATGTTCGATACATTTTTTGCCTACTGACTTTGTTCCTGGGAAAAAAAagactctaaaaaaaaatgtagtaccAACAAAATACTTGCCAGTTTTAGTAGTTTGTTTGCCTAAAAACAACTATAGGAGAAAAAGCAAT aataataataaacctagTCCAAAAACTATTAAGTTTACAGTAACAGAGGATACAATTTGTGAAATTAAGAGTAAcagtgttaataaaaaaaatttgcccAAACCCTTACCACAAAGA cCAAAGTCAGCATTTAGTCCAAGCATAAAAAACTTTGTAGTGATTGATATGCATGATTCTAATGACAATAATCTTTTGAAAAGTCCCAACAAAACAGATTGTTCTCTCAATTTACA ccaactttaa
- the LOC126552356 gene encoding histone-lysine N-methyltransferase KMT5B-like, with protein sequence MSPIRPKWQILASADDVATAETVDKMLGFTTHKTETTKFQLKTKREKDLSTKLKEMYKKSLQDISYRYEKNYRFKNKLNDVKVVATQSISYGKIIRTLCGMTAAIKPEDIKIGVNDFSILTSSRTKKYLLFLGPVTYINHSCQYNTEWVAGHGEGVWCAKAIENIPIGYEITTYYGDNYFGVNQKDCECGCHPFKNMDVQDPIATVKSPVTQVESMGEHNQDTDDEEDSDTDVGSMDEQEQPEYQTEVPIATVKSPVTQDSSLSAGGRLSSLANPPDHIGVGCPHRIPVQSDRIKTTGHIIPYIGSNTSEDTSVLKTWEKEIVNPLGKKAFQLLRCIDWFVGVDSKN encoded by the exons ATGTCTCCCATTCGACCAAAATGGCAAATATTAGCATCGGCCGACGATGTAGCGACGGCTGAAACCGTGGACAAAATGcttg ggTTTACAACCCATAAGACGGAAACTACAAAATTTCAGTTGAAAACCAAACGAGAGAAAGATTTATCCACCAAACTTAAAGAGATGTACAAAAAATCTTTACAGGATATATCTTATCGATATGAAAAGAATTATaggtttaaaaacaaattaaatgatgTAAAAGTTGTCGCAACACAGTCTATAAGTTATGGGAAAATTATTCGTACATTGTGTGGAATGACAGCAGCTATTAAACCTGAAGATATAAAA atTGGTGTGAATGACTTCTCAATCTTGACTAGTTCGCgcaccaaaaaatatttgttattcctGGGCCCTGTGACATACATCAATCACAGCTGCCAATACAATACTGAATGGGTCGCCGGCCATGGCGAAGGCGTTTGGTGCGCGAAAGCAATAGAAAACATACCCATTGGCTATGAAATAACAACGTACTACGGTGATAATTACTTTGGTGTAAATCAAAAAGACTGCGAATGTGGATGTCACCCAT tcAAGAATATGGATGTACAAGATCCAATAGCCACAGTAAAATCTCCTGTGACACAag tagAGAGTATGGGTGAACACAATCAAGATACAGACGATGAAGAAGATAGTGATACAGATGTAGGGAGTATGGATGAACAAGAACAACCTGAATACCAAACAGAAGTTCCAATAGCCACAGTCAAATCTCCTGTGACACAAG ATTCATCTTTATCGGCTGGAGGc agATTGTCATCTCTTGCTAATCCTCCAGATCATATTGGAGTTGGATGTCCTCACAGGATACCAGTTCAATCTGACCGGATTAAAACGACCGGCCACATAATTCCTTACATCGGGTCCAATACATCAGAAGACACAAGTGTATTGAAGACTTGGGAGAAAGAGATTGTAAATCCGCTAGGTAAGAAGGCATTCCAGCTGTTGAGGTGTATCGATTGGTTCGTCGGGGTAGATAGTAAGaactaa